In a single window of the Manis pentadactyla isolate mManPen7 chromosome 15 unlocalized genomic scaffold, mManPen7.hap1 SUPER_15_unloc_1, whole genome shotgun sequence genome:
- the LOC118911582 gene encoding leukocyte immunoglobulin-like receptor subfamily A member 6, giving the protein MTPTFTALLCLGLSVSPRTSVQAGTPPKPTIWAEPGSVVPQGSPVTIWCQGTLGTQWYRLEKEGSSVILDTQSPLRPGDKATFSIQTMTRQRTGTYRCSYDSPTGRSEHSDPLELVVTGAYSKPSLSALPSPVMTSGGNVTLQCHSWQGFSGYILTEDGEHKPSRTLDAQRSHSRQTEALFPVGPVTPSHRWTFRCYGYFRKSPQVWSEPSDPLELLVSGFYRKPSLLAQPGPLANLEEYVMTLQCCSETVYESFILHRDGASGAPGLGGQLRAGGYASLSTGPVATALLGTYRGFGSLSHTPHAWSAPGGPLDIVITEPTVEQASFLPDVQYDLITDYGAHLAVEASLPPTAGGRQDEFGEADATVQENVLCSP; this is encoded by the exons ATGACACCCACCTTCACGGCCCTGCTCTGCCTCG GGCTGAGTGTGAGCCCGAGGACCAGCGTGCAGGCCG GGACACCCCCCAAACCCACCATCTGGGCTGAGCCAGGCTCTGTGGTCCCCCAGGGGAGCCCTGTGACCATCTGGTGTCAGGGCACCCTGGGGACCCAGTGGTACCGTCTGGAGAAAGAGGGAAGCTCAGTAATCTTGGACACACAGAGCCCACTGAGGCCCGGGGACAAGGCCACGTTCTCCATCCAAACCATGACAAGGCAGCGCACAGGGACGTATCGCTGTTCCTATGACAGCCCCACTGGCCGGTCAGAGCACAGTGACCCCCTGGAGCTGGTGGTGACAG GAGCCTACAGCAAACCCAGCCTctcagccctgcccagccctgtcaTGACCTCAGGAGGGAACGTCACCCTTCAGTGTCACTCATGGCAGGGATTCAGTGGGTACATTCTGACTGAGGATGGAGAACACAAGCCCTCCAGGACCCTGGATGCACAGCGATCCCACAGTAGGCAGACCGAGGCCCTGTTCCCCGTGGGCCCCGTGACCCCCAGCCACAGGTGGACGTTCAGATGCTACGGGTATTTCAGGAAGAGCCCCCAGGTGTGGTCGGAGCCCAGTGACCCCCTGGAGCTCCTGGTCTCAG GTTTCTACAGAAAACCTTCCCTCTTGGCCCAGCCGGGTCCCCTGGCCAACCTGGAAGAGTACGTGATGACCCTGCAGTGTTGCTCAGAGACTGTGTACGAAAGCTTCATTCTTCACAGAGATGGAGCGTCCGGGGCCCCTGGCCTCGGTGGGCAGCTCCGTGCCGGGGGCTATGCCAGCCTCTCCACGGGCCCTGTGGCAACTGCCCTTCTGGGGACCTACAGAGGCTTCGGCTCTCTCAGCCACACCCCCCATGCGTGGTCGGCCCCCGGGGGCCCCCTGGACATCGTGATCACAG AGCCAACCGTCGAGCAGGCCTCGTTCCTCCCTGACGTGCAGTATGACCTGATCACGGATTATGGGGCGCATCTGGCGGTGGAGGCGTCTCTTCCGCCTACGGCAGGTGGCAGACAAGACGAATTTGGGGAAGCTGATGCTACAGTGCAGGAAA atGTGCTGTGCTCCCCCTGA